A region of Lycium barbarum isolate Lr01 chromosome 3, ASM1917538v2, whole genome shotgun sequence DNA encodes the following proteins:
- the LOC132634270 gene encoding protein GLUTELIN PRECURSOR ACCUMULATION 3-like isoform X2: MMRWEKVAGHGGGGPGKRWGHTCNAVQGGRLLYVFGGYGIDNRHTNKVHVFDTVNRIWSEPVMMGTLPSPRDSHSCTTLGKYLIVFGGTNGREPLNDLHILDTSLNAWISPSLRGGPTPREGHSATLIGERLFIFGGCGKFNDTEIYYDDVYVLNTDTLVWKHLAPSGTPPSKRETHACSSWNNKMIIIGGEDTNHNYLSDVHVLDTDTLAWCKLNTTGQIFPPRAGHTTISLGKNLFIFGGFANDQSLCDDVYVLDVAAGTWSKVMPTGEGPSARSSVAGDCLDPHLGGALVFVGGCDKNLEPLEDMYYLYTGFGAQGKQSMKNLINHRGLHSGCL; this comes from the exons ATGATGAGATGGGAAAAGGTGGCTGGACATGGAGGTGGTGGGCCTGGAAAAAGGTGGGGCCACACCTGTAACGCTGTACAAGGTGGTAGGCTTCTCTATGTTTTTGGTGGTTATGGCATAGACAACAGACATACCAACAAAGTTCATGTTTTTGACACTG TTAATAGAATATGGAGCGAGCCAGTGATGATGGGAACATTGCCCTCGCCAAGGGACAGCCACAGTTGTACAACACTTGGAAAATATCTGATTGTGTTTGGGGGCACAAATGGGAGAGAGCCTCTTAACGATTTGCATATCTTGGACACTT CTTTGAATGCATGGATATCACCCAGTCTAAGAGGTGGCCCTACTCCAAGGGAAGGCCACAGTGCCACACTTATTGGTGAACGGCTTTTCATATTTGGTGGATGTGGCAAATTCAATGACACTGaaatatactatgatgatgtttACGTATTGAATACAg ACACATTGGTCTGGAAACACCTTGCGCCATCAGGCACTCCGCCAAGTAAGCGTGAGACCCATGCTTGTTCCTCTTGGAACAATAAGATGATAATCATAGGCGGTGAAGACACAAACCACAATTATCTGTCTGATGTTCATGTACTCGACACAG ATACCCTTGCTTGGTGCAAGTTGAACACTACGGGCCAGATTTTCCCACCGCGAGCTGGGCATACAACCATTTCATTGGGCAAGAACTTGTTTATCTTTGGGGGTTTTGCTAATGATCAGAGCCTATGTGATGACGTTTACGTGCTTGATGTTG CTGCTGGTACATGGAGTAAGGTCATGCCCACTGGTGAGGGCCCATCcgccagatcctcagtagctgggGATTGTTTAGATCCACACCTGGGAGGTGCTCTTGTATTCGTAGGGGGTTGTGATAAGAACCTTGAACCATTGGAAGACATGTATTATTTATACACAG GATTTGGAGCTCAAGGAAAGCAATCGATGAAGAATTTGATCAATCATAGAGGGCTTCATTCTGGCTGCTTGTAG
- the LOC132634270 gene encoding protein GLUTELIN PRECURSOR ACCUMULATION 3-like isoform X4 — MMRWEKVAGHGGGGPGKRWGHTCNAVQGGRLLYVFGGYGIDNRHTNKVHVFDTVNRIWSEPVMMGTLPSPRDSHSCTTLGKYLIVFGGTNGREPLNDLHILDTYTLVWKHLAPSGTPPSKRETHACSSWNNKMIIIGGEDTNHNYLSDVHVLDTDTLAWCKLNTTGQIFPPRAGHTTISLGKNLFIFGGFANDQSLCDDVYVLDVAAGTWSKVMPTGEGPSARSSVAGDCLDPHLGGALVFVGGCDKNLEPLEDMYYLYTGQVYHRILRTTPHYFPLNFTYSCYDIHLELSTYPKIQSPSS; from the exons ATGATGAGATGGGAAAAGGTGGCTGGACATGGAGGTGGTGGGCCTGGAAAAAGGTGGGGCCACACCTGTAACGCTGTACAAGGTGGTAGGCTTCTCTATGTTTTTGGTGGTTATGGCATAGACAACAGACATACCAACAAAGTTCATGTTTTTGACACTG TTAATAGAATATGGAGCGAGCCAGTGATGATGGGAACATTGCCCTCGCCAAGGGACAGCCACAGTTGTACAACACTTGGAAAATATCTGATTGTGTTTGGGGGCACAAATGGGAGAGAGCCTCTTAACGATTTGCATATCTTGGACACTT ACACATTGGTCTGGAAACACCTTGCGCCATCAGGCACTCCGCCAAGTAAGCGTGAGACCCATGCTTGTTCCTCTTGGAACAATAAGATGATAATCATAGGCGGTGAAGACACAAACCACAATTATCTGTCTGATGTTCATGTACTCGACACAG ATACCCTTGCTTGGTGCAAGTTGAACACTACGGGCCAGATTTTCCCACCGCGAGCTGGGCATACAACCATTTCATTGGGCAAGAACTTGTTTATCTTTGGGGGTTTTGCTAATGATCAGAGCCTATGTGATGACGTTTACGTGCTTGATGTTG CTGCTGGTACATGGAGTAAGGTCATGCCCACTGGTGAGGGCCCATCcgccagatcctcagtagctgggGATTGTTTAGATCCACACCTGGGAGGTGCTCTTGTATTCGTAGGGGGTTGTGATAAGAACCTTGAACCATTGGAAGACATGTATTATTTATACACAGGTCAGGTCTATCATCGAATCCTCCGAACAACCCCACATTACTTTCCGTTGAATTTTACTTATTCCTGCTACGACATTCATTTAGAACTTTCTACATATCCAAAAATTCAGTCTCCATCCTCTTGA
- the LOC132634270 gene encoding protein GLUTELIN PRECURSOR ACCUMULATION 3-like isoform X1 — MMRWEKVAGHGGGGPGKRWGHTCNAVQGGRLLYVFGGYGIDNRHTNKVHVFDTVNRIWSEPVMMGTLPSPRDSHSCTTLGKYLIVFGGTNGREPLNDLHILDTSLNAWISPSLRGGPTPREGHSATLIGERLFIFGGCGKFNDTEIYYDDVYVLNTDTLVWKHLAPSGTPPSKRETHACSSWNNKMIIIGGEDTNHNYLSDVHVLDTDTLAWCKLNTTGQIFPPRAGHTTISLGKNLFIFGGFANDQSLCDDVYVLDVAAGTWSKVMPTGEGPSARSSVAGDCLDPHLGGALVFVGGCDKNLEPLEDMYYLYTGQVYHRILRTTPHYFPLNFTYSCYDIHLELSTYPKIQSPSS, encoded by the exons ATGATGAGATGGGAAAAGGTGGCTGGACATGGAGGTGGTGGGCCTGGAAAAAGGTGGGGCCACACCTGTAACGCTGTACAAGGTGGTAGGCTTCTCTATGTTTTTGGTGGTTATGGCATAGACAACAGACATACCAACAAAGTTCATGTTTTTGACACTG TTAATAGAATATGGAGCGAGCCAGTGATGATGGGAACATTGCCCTCGCCAAGGGACAGCCACAGTTGTACAACACTTGGAAAATATCTGATTGTGTTTGGGGGCACAAATGGGAGAGAGCCTCTTAACGATTTGCATATCTTGGACACTT CTTTGAATGCATGGATATCACCCAGTCTAAGAGGTGGCCCTACTCCAAGGGAAGGCCACAGTGCCACACTTATTGGTGAACGGCTTTTCATATTTGGTGGATGTGGCAAATTCAATGACACTGaaatatactatgatgatgtttACGTATTGAATACAg ACACATTGGTCTGGAAACACCTTGCGCCATCAGGCACTCCGCCAAGTAAGCGTGAGACCCATGCTTGTTCCTCTTGGAACAATAAGATGATAATCATAGGCGGTGAAGACACAAACCACAATTATCTGTCTGATGTTCATGTACTCGACACAG ATACCCTTGCTTGGTGCAAGTTGAACACTACGGGCCAGATTTTCCCACCGCGAGCTGGGCATACAACCATTTCATTGGGCAAGAACTTGTTTATCTTTGGGGGTTTTGCTAATGATCAGAGCCTATGTGATGACGTTTACGTGCTTGATGTTG CTGCTGGTACATGGAGTAAGGTCATGCCCACTGGTGAGGGCCCATCcgccagatcctcagtagctgggGATTGTTTAGATCCACACCTGGGAGGTGCTCTTGTATTCGTAGGGGGTTGTGATAAGAACCTTGAACCATTGGAAGACATGTATTATTTATACACAGGTCAGGTCTATCATCGAATCCTCCGAACAACCCCACATTACTTTCCGTTGAATTTTACTTATTCCTGCTACGACATTCATTTAGAACTTTCTACATATCCAAAAATTCAGTCTCCATCCTCTTGA
- the LOC132634270 gene encoding uncharacterized protein LOC132634270 isoform X3: MMRWEKVAGHGGGGPGKRWGHTCNAVQGGRLLYVFGGYGIDNRHTNKVHVFDTVNRIWSEPVMMGTLPSPRDSHSCTTLGKYLIVFGGTNGREPLNDLHILDTSLNAWISPSLRGGPTPREGHSATLIGERLFIFGGCGKFNDTEIYYDDVYVLNTDTLVWKHLAPSGTPPSKRETHACSSWNNKMIIIGGEDTNHNYLSDVHVLDTAAGTWSKVMPTGEGPSARSSVAGDCLDPHLGGALVFVGGCDKNLEPLEDMYYLYTGQVYHRILRTTPHYFPLNFTYSCYDIHLELSTYPKIQSPSS, from the exons ATGATGAGATGGGAAAAGGTGGCTGGACATGGAGGTGGTGGGCCTGGAAAAAGGTGGGGCCACACCTGTAACGCTGTACAAGGTGGTAGGCTTCTCTATGTTTTTGGTGGTTATGGCATAGACAACAGACATACCAACAAAGTTCATGTTTTTGACACTG TTAATAGAATATGGAGCGAGCCAGTGATGATGGGAACATTGCCCTCGCCAAGGGACAGCCACAGTTGTACAACACTTGGAAAATATCTGATTGTGTTTGGGGGCACAAATGGGAGAGAGCCTCTTAACGATTTGCATATCTTGGACACTT CTTTGAATGCATGGATATCACCCAGTCTAAGAGGTGGCCCTACTCCAAGGGAAGGCCACAGTGCCACACTTATTGGTGAACGGCTTTTCATATTTGGTGGATGTGGCAAATTCAATGACACTGaaatatactatgatgatgtttACGTATTGAATACAg ACACATTGGTCTGGAAACACCTTGCGCCATCAGGCACTCCGCCAAGTAAGCGTGAGACCCATGCTTGTTCCTCTTGGAACAATAAGATGATAATCATAGGCGGTGAAGACACAAACCACAATTATCTGTCTGATGTTCATGTACTCGACACAG CTGCTGGTACATGGAGTAAGGTCATGCCCACTGGTGAGGGCCCATCcgccagatcctcagtagctgggGATTGTTTAGATCCACACCTGGGAGGTGCTCTTGTATTCGTAGGGGGTTGTGATAAGAACCTTGAACCATTGGAAGACATGTATTATTTATACACAGGTCAGGTCTATCATCGAATCCTCCGAACAACCCCACATTACTTTCCGTTGAATTTTACTTATTCCTGCTACGACATTCATTTAGAACTTTCTACATATCCAAAAATTCAGTCTCCATCCTCTTGA